From the genome of bacterium, one region includes:
- a CDS encoding type II toxin-antitoxin system Phd/YefM family antitoxin, translating into MHIIDYCAIIGKQDNEMMIRCYHTLMCGYFIFERKYMQVTTIQEAKKNLEQLVYQADTDAEPIMIFLDDTHKAILLSEREFTAWQETEYLLSNPANAAHLRKSLEQARIGHVTERELVNV; encoded by the coding sequence CTATAATTGGGAAACAAGATAATGAGATGATGATAAGATGTTATCATACGTTAATGTGTGGTTATTTTATCTTTGAGAGGAAATATATGCAAGTCACTACAATTCAAGAGGCAAAAAAGAATTTAGAGCAGTTAGTCTATCAAGCGGATACTGATGCTGAGCCTATTATGATTTTTCTTGATGACACGCATAAAGCGATTTTATTATCAGAACGGGAATTTACCGCATGGCAAGAAACAGAATATCTCTTATCGAATCCCGCGAATGCTGCTCACTTACGAAAATCCTTGGAACAAGCACGTATTGGACATGTGACAGAACGGGAGTTAGTGA